The DNA segment GCCTGAACtcctgtgcacttccagcaccactgatccagaatctggtttccagcatctgcagttattgtttttaccctaAACAGAGCAATGTTTCCCTGAAACCACAGCCTGTGTAATCACTGAGACTGACAGATCCCTGGAATCTCACCCAGCAGGCACTCAGCTCGGAGGGTGTTTCACAGGAAACAGGCAACACAACCCATTCTCACACTCCACCTCAGGGGTCAGTGTCCGCACCAGCACCCAGACAGCGGTCTGCAGCTCCAGGGGTCCCTGAGCATTGCTGCCAGCTGTAACAACAGTCCCAGTTAGTAACACACACTCGGGCAGTCACAGGCATTCGGAGAGTCACAGGCAGTCAGAGAGACGCAGACAGTCGGAGAGGCACAGGCAGTCGGAGAGACGCAGACAGTCGGAGAGTCGCAGACAGTCGGAGAGACGCAGGCAGTCGGAGAGACGCAGACAGTCGGAGAGACGCAGACAGTCGGAGAGTCACAGGCAGTCGGAGAGTCGCAGGCAGTCGGAGAGTCACAGACAGTCGGAGAGACACAGGCAGTCGGAGAGTCGCAGGCAGTCGGAGAGACGCAGACAGTCGGAGAGACGCAGACAGTCGGAGAGACACAGACAGTCGGAGAGTCGCAGGCAGTCGGAGAGTCACAGGCAGTCGGAGAGACGCAGACAGTCGGAGAGACGCAGACAGTCGGAGAGACGCAGACAGTCGGAGAGACGCAGACAGTCGGAGAGACGCAGACAGTCGGAGAGACGCAGACAGTCGGAGAGACGCAGACAGTCGGAGAGACGCAGACAGTCGGAGAGACGCAGGCAGTCGGAGAGTCACAGGCAGTCGGAGAGACACAGGCAGTCGGAGAGTCACAGACAGTCAGAGTCGCAGACAGTCGGAGAGTCGCAGACAGTCAGAGAGTCGCAGACAGTCAGAGAGTCGCAGACAGTCAGAGAGACGCAGGCAGTCGGAGAGACGCAGACAGTCAGAGTCACAGGCAGTCGGAGAGTGACAGGCAGTCGGAGAGTCACAGGCAGTCGGAGAGACGCAGGCAGTCGGAGAGTCACAGGCAGTCAGAGAGACACAGgcagtcagagagtcacaggCAGTCAGAGAGACGCAGACAGTCAGAGAGACgcagacagtcagagagtcacaggCAGTCAGAGAGACACAGgcagtcagagagtcacagacagtcagagagacacaGGCAGTCGGAGAGTCACAGGCAGTCGGAGAGTCacagacagtcagagagacacaGGCAGTCAGAGAGTCgcagacagtcagagagtcacaggCA comes from the Chiloscyllium plagiosum isolate BGI_BamShark_2017 unplaced genomic scaffold, ASM401019v2 scaf_46965, whole genome shotgun sequence genome and includes:
- the LOC122545494 gene encoding trichohyalin-like — protein: TGIRRVTGSQRDADSRRGTGSRRDADSRRVADSRRDAGSRRDADSRRDADSRRVTGSRRVAGSRRVTDSRRDTGSRRVAGSRRDADSRRDADSRRDTDSRRVAGSRRVTGSRRDADSRRDADSRRDADSRRDADSRRDADSRRDADSRRDADSRRDADSRRDAGSRRVTGSRRDTGSRRVTDSQSRRQSESRRQSESRRQQSERRRQSESHRQSERHRQSESHRQSERRRQSERRRQSESHRQSERHRQSESHRQSERHRQSESHRQSESHRQSERHRQSESRRQSESHRQSESRRQSESRRQSERRRKSESHRQSESHRQSERHRQSESHRQSESHRQSERRRQSESYRQSESHRQSESHRQSESHRQSEKHRQSESHRHSESHRQSERHRQSERHRQSERHRQSERHRQSERHKQSERHRQSECHRQSERHSQRETVSQRSLAVGETQAVGESQAVGESQAVRETQAVGVSQAVAETQAVGESQAVGESQAVGESQAVGETRVVGETRVVGETRVVGETQAVGESQAVGESQAVGETQAVGETRVVGETR